In Plutella xylostella chromosome 8, ilPluXylo3.1, whole genome shotgun sequence, the genomic stretch GTTCTATAGATTTCCCAGCTACCTTTATATCGGGTTTCATTGCTTTAATACCCTGTATTTGTTTTCTAGAGCCTATAATAAGAAATTTAGACTTTGTTGGATTAAGTAGAAGTGAATTCCTCTTGGACCATTCTACATAGCCCTAcctaaataaggaaaaggctATGGTGAAGaagaataaaaacaatataataaaccGCCTTAACTGAAAAGACATCTACAATACAACCAAAAACTGGCCACGGAATATTTCTCTATTTGTAAAAgttgttttaatttcaatttaagGCCTACCTTGTCCCCACTGGCCGTCATGGCTTCAGATAGAAACGAATTTTACGGTCGATGGAGATATGACATTACCTTTTGACACACACTTACACAATAACTTCAATATCTCCACAGGCGTTTTCCAACTACACGGACAAGACGGTGGAGTTCGCGCCGATCAGCGACGTGTGGTACATCGGCGACGCGGACTTCCGGATACAGTGCACGCTGTCGCGCGACGTGGAGGTCAACCCTAACGATTGGATCGGCATCTACGATGTGAGTTTAAAACACGGCTGGACCATTATTTTAAACCACAGGTTAACACCATGTAGTATGTAGTATCCCAGAATTTCTGGGGGAATCtcttttaaggtgaagcgaagcgaATCTACATATAGATATTACAGGGCCCCAGGGCAGGGTATCATGTGACCAGACGAGTCACCCGTTCTCAGCTTACATTGCCACTTTTGCAACCGCATGTATTTCCGACGCGACGTTTAGATGCATTTTATGGTCGCTGCCAAGCTTTAGTTCTTAGTTCAGTGGAAAATCTTCGAAGTTTCTTCGAAAATGtatctattacaaaaaaaaaacatattataagtCAATGCTATTTATATCCCTGAACAATTATTTACCCTTCTCATTTACTAAAGAAATACCTTTCTGAACAACCCTTCTCATTCCAGGCCGACTTCCACAACCTAGACGACTACATAGTGTACGAGTACCTGGCCAAGGTCTGCCAGTCGCCGTCGGCGGCGGAGGCAGGGCGCGCGCGGCATATCACGCTCAGCTTCCCCGTGGGCAGTGGCGTTAGGACGCCAGGGTTCTATAGGTTTATTTACTTCAGCCAGCCTAATAGCGATGTTAGGAGCGTGCTGGGTGAGTTTTATTTGAGAtcatttatattaggtatgaCATTATGGTCGCGAATCATCCATCgctcaaaaatattataatatgtaggtgTCTTCCAAGGAGCGAATAGATATCACTCTGTACTTAGCCTTCAACACCAACgaagtttctatggagaatCAAATATTATTGTCGAGAATGTTGTAAGTCGTACAACAATAGTTGTTTAGTTAGAAGACTTCagtcaccccttttcggctttctataccatttttacaacaccctgtattattcAGTAAAACCTGAACGGTTAACTTATTTGTATCTTACCCCCACAGGTATATCAGAACCGTTCGAAGCCAGCAGCAAAGACGACAAGCTGGTGGCCATAGACCCGTGCGAGCAGGCCTGCTCGTCGGGGTCACCACTCCCGCACCGCTCGAGCAAACCGTCGACAGCACACACGGACATATTCACGGACTTCACCGGCCTGGATGTCGCCAACCTCTCGCGACACTTCTCCAACGACCTGTCAATCGACTGACTAAGGACCTACCTCCCCGGGTCACCGGCCAACGGCAGGAGGAAGTGAGGTTTGAATTTGGAACTGTCTAGAAGAAACAAGTGAGAATGGACCTATAGTGTAGTGCCGATGTGATCTGGCCAATTAGATAGTggttttataaaaatggcCGTTCAACTAACCAATCAAAACAGAGcttatagattggcaagttgcttggcgaccctccttgcggggtgaaagacgcggaggggacgaggtacccaagacgacagcgggtagcgggagggtagcggggaagggcaacgcgtgcactgcatgtcattgttacggcagtctcggccgcgcagccgaggcggccacatgtcttatatagtctgtcataatttgagtgcgacccacatgagatcattgatcctgagaccattagtcttaggatgagtgttgaggcctttttaatattattattaggtatctataattcgtcaacaaaataacgttagtaacaacaaatcgtataatgtctcaatataggggcttcttgtagaacagcgtaccggatcagtcatgctacgcggctaaaggttggtactgcgcagtcagatacgaaaaagtaaacaacagagacgaagagtccatatgacagtgcgtcagttgtcagttcttgtaactaggaaagcaaccataatttatgtgatttaatgaaagtaattaatgagcaaaacacagagaaaaattacaaaattgatgaaattttgaaagaaaatggtcatatcgtgcttcgcctacccccataccacccggaattaaatcctattgaacttgtgtggcggtacgtgaaaggcgagctcgcaagaacgtcgattgactctaacttagataaagagataaaagacttagagttgcttttctctaattattcgcctaaaaagtggagaaattgtgacgaccatgtcataaaaaattaagacaaatattataaatctgatagagtatttgacgatgttttggacaggtatgttattgtttatttataatttattgtaaattaaacataaattggtttttgtcttagatttataattgaagttaatgaaaacgatgatgaagatgaggatgacgacgacgatgaacaagttcaaacagagagtgaacatgaaagtgacatggaaattgatttataaaataaaacacttttacataaataaattcaaattggtagatattctgaaggtaaacatccaaattttaatgctgtcaaactataatttttaagctaaatatgacatttacgggagcactcatagaataaaattttacttacgtcagaaatagttacaagctatcgcgagattaatccgggcacacttttctacgtgtgtagcatgtcgtgctacctcgcccccgccacttctttcaccccgcaaggagggtcgccaagtaacttgccgcaTTATAGCGGTTCAATATGCAGTAGCGTTCTATGTTAGTTTTTTGACAGTTCTAAATAGAAAATTAGTAAGTTCTTATACAATAGCTATTTTAATAAGCCAGTAATGAGCAGTACCTATTGACTTGTCATAATATGAATAATGATTGACCCAGTGATTGAGGTTGAATCGGATTTGTTGTGCATTGATAATATTAGGAAAGTCAGAATCGTCATGATGTTATGAATTtgtagatatacctacttatcattCTAGGATGCTGATATTTCTTCCACGACCttacaaattacaataattatcgagtaaatatgtatttacaaaCACAATTTGGAAATGGACCAACATTCACTTCAGTCAAGACCAATATTATCACAtaatcgtcaaaaataataccCAGCCAtgtaattacttataatagtTTTGTTCTGTAAGTATAGTACTTATAATCGAAGGTATTGAATGGTTACAAATATTTAGGGTTTTGTAGGTAGTAAATAATAGTGCTATGGCTTAATAATAGGATGGTATGAATTCGATATTATTTGGATAGTGAAGAGGGATAgattttagaattttatttatatagattttttattatgtttcctAGGTCGATGCCTTAGATTTCTTTGTAATATATAGAGGGACATTAATGATATCAGTCCTCGTATAAAAGtagatataaattatatatcatagccgtatttaagtaattacttctacttaaataaaaacatatacatacctacttattaatatttgttaaGTGTGATAAACATGTTGGTAAGTAAAACAATTTATAGCCTTGTTAGAACTTAGCGTTTCTTAGAACAGTTTAATGTAATATTCGACATGTATGTACTAATGAAATTTTGAGTAAATGTACAACAGgtataataacataaagaGCTTCCCTAAACTAATTGCACAGTTTTCAGTAACGTATATGAACgctttatcataatatatttggtgtattaaattatatcaaaataaaacacagtaagtagTAAATGTGCAATCGCCTTTCAACTAAAGAGGGTTACGATTTTATACcgcttttgtattttttaaaagacGATTTAACTTTCAGCATTCGTTTTTACGTGATTTgtaaagtatataaaaaaattgtaagtaTAGTAATTATTTCAGTATCACAGTTCTATGGTCTCACCATAACATTCCAAactataaaatagtttttcattattgtataaaaggTCTCAAAATTTGTGGGCTCAAAAGAAAAGCTCAGTGTTACTTTAATGACAATAAGCAATTTAGCATTACTTTATTTAGATATTAGCGCTTAGGAGGACATTTTGTCAACTTTCTACACATCCTTGGGCATTtagataactttttttttattcatatgaaCCGTccctttattttttatgttatgcATTTTTTGTTGCTTCAAGCTTAATGTAactaactatttattttggaGTTGTGAAACAAGAGTGGTTGTACCAGCAGTATTAAAAGTGATGACACATCTTAAAACATTTTAGAAAAGAATACTTTGAATTTACAAACTTCAAATgcaattttacataataattgtatTGGCAGTAAGCTGTAACACTAGCTAATTTCAATATTACCTGAAAACTGAAGGTCAGTAGCCTTCAGTAGTTACTTATTTCTTGCCATTTTTCCCATGTTCCCCTAGAattcacatattataatatatagatACCTATATGCCTAATAGTataataactacttatcactATAATATCAATCATTATTTGttgaatgtacctaagtaaatatttacattgttGTCtgttaaagtacctacctattatatttttaagtgatttttgttatttaagtgCAATATCTAGTAGAATGCTTTAATTGAGTACAAAATGTGCAATCGATAAACACTTACTATAATTTTACCGTGTGATACAGTGAttaggtttttaatttttttgtactatttctTGATTTTTCTTTACTCTATCGTAGTCTACTTCTGAATGTATCTCCCTGCAGCAGCACAGTGCGGTCCAAACAAGTAGATAGGCCCCTGGCCTTAGTTCAGTTCAATCTGAATGAGCTTGAGATTAAAAACAACCGACCAAATTACATTTGCTCTCTTTCAACACAAATGTTtctgtacttacatacttaagtTTCACAAaagtacaatatttttattcaatataaAGTAGGAATTTCTTAGTAAATAGGTGTCGGTTAATATAGAGTAGGTaattagtgtttttttacaaGATTTAGTACAAAAGTATCCTGTctttgaataaattataaaattgcaaatgttgtgttattttattgtaataaattttatttagtttggagtacctataattattttatgctCAACCCGGTCTAAAAACATACCATAAGTATGGTTTTATCCACTGCGCGCTGAGCTGAGGAGCGCGGTCAGGCTGACTTATGGACTATGCGGTAGGGAGAGAGGAAGCCATAACTTACCAGACATCATGTAGGTATCTTGAGTTTTGAACATTCCACAGAAGATATCTAAGGTCCCCATATCATACAATATGATTTAtccattgacatatatattactgcgtaaggacaggccaaaccactcaagaaaatggcacccgcccgttggccctaaaatagacaatttagggccaacggtcctcagtcgacagttgtctgtgacggagagatgagtctttgtttcttgtgataaataaacctatttttttgtgaaaggctacaaaaactatgatacgaaggtcaaaaaggaatatggaatatcgtatcatccttAATTAACCCATTTGCTGTCGCTGTACTCATTTGAGTACagctaaatatatttttatttctaataccCTGAaggtacattattttttatttatattattttgaaaagagGGTACTTTTATCAtttaggtaaaaaaaatatatgagggtattttaaaaaacaagtGTTTTTTGGAGCAACCATATTTTATGTGTTTGAACAACAGTGTAAGTGAGTAACATtttgctatttttaaaatattatttattgtgtaaatttttttttagtaattattatgataagttatacCAACATCTAACTGAATATATACTGTTATAATTGAagtaagaaaaataccactaatattgtttataaaaaattttAGAAGAACACTTTTATCGCTGTACTCAATTGAGTACACTGGCCACTTtagtagtaaaaaaatacaaatttgttTCAGTATTCCCAAAATGAGTCGCAAGATATTTTCCCATGAAAATAGCTTCAGAGGGCTTCAGGAAGCAATTGAGGCGGTTCTGGAAGATAGTGACGATGATCGTGAATATGATTTGGCGATAATACCACCCAATCCTAGTGTTGAGACTGATGAAGAGGAACAATCTGATGAATATATGGTTACAAGTACGTTGCCACGGGATGTCCCCGGAAATGTGGAGGTTATTGTGCGCGATGAAGGTGTTTTGTCAAGTGACTACGGGTCCAACGACGAAGAACCATTGGCTGCAAAACGAGTTCGTCGGCAGCCTAACTTTTAGGAGCATCAGCAACCTCCTGAGTCTCCTGACTGGGTAAAACGATCACCATCCTACACATTTGATCATCAGCATACGTCTGAAGTACAAGACAAGCAGGATGCTATAAAAAAACAGCTTGAAGATCTAAATCCGATACAAATATTTGAAACCATACTGGATTCTGACGTATTACAGCTCATACAATTCcacttttatttcaaaattacaataaagGGATGGGTGGAGTGGATGAGCTTGATCAGTCCATATCATTATATAGGATCGGGATTCACGGCAAAAAGTGGTGGTGGGTTCTGTTTACCTACATGTTGGACATGGCAGTTTCAAATGCCTGGCGTTTACATGTTTTGAGCAAGGATGACGGCATGGATCAACTCTTGTTTCGACGTAGTATTGCCAGATACTATTTACGACAAGAAACTCTCAAAACAGATCGTCCATCCTCTTCTATGGTCGAAGAAATGCCTCAAGATGGATCAAGCCACTACCCACAGAAGCTTGAAAAGCAATTAAGATGCGTGGTGTGTCATGCAAGAGTCCCATAGAAATGCAAAAAGTGTTTGAAAACAGTATGTGTTGAAAAGTCATGCTTCGAAAAATTTCACACATAAGTGGCCACTGTACTCAAACAAGTACACCTctgaaaaattatgaaaaaaaataaaaaaaattttttttgcttaGTTATTCTTTTTATAGTCATGtgttgattaataaaatagatcatttataaaaaaaaacaaagttagtTTAATTTTGGTCACTAATGGGTTAATAAATAACcacattttaaagcgataattattttactaccaaagtctacaatggccgcacgatgtaaccttgtacggacgtccgcatgcaactcactcatattattgtgtacctactgtccggtgagacggtaaaatatgaacgcacgtacaaggttgcgtcgtcaggataagtagctcggctctgacatagttccaacaaattatgacagatggcagttattttgcttgtatgaagaaggtttgagcaaaatgttctgaagggcgtatccttccttttgaaatcattggatTTATCCATTGAAGTAAtaagttagtaagtaagtacttgtacttacctacttattactttcATGGATTTATCACATGCAACTTTAAGATTGCCGCCATTTTTAGTCAACAACTCGAACAACATTATGATTGGTAGGAtgttggtaggtaggtattttactTACTCTATGTCTATGGGTCCTTGGTTCCATACTTCCATATAAATCATGCCTTAAAATGATGAAGAACTGCTTTTGGTTTGgtattttcaaaacaaaatatacgcccgaccacacggcatcgttgtggtgtggttgtggtacgtgtgaattgaccctaactacctagtacctacaactACCGTCACTCGCAGAGCACGAGTGCAGAGGAAGCTTTGGAAAATCACATGCTGCCAGCCCTCGGTGcctactaaaaaaatatcaaattatgACTGGAGACCGCAACCGATCCGGCGGACCGAGCTCGTCTCCTGGCCTCTAGCTCTCCACAGTCGGGATATTGGCTGAGTGCCTACCCTTCGGCAAATCTAGGCACGCTGCTGGATAGAACAACTCTGGCAGTGGCCATCAGCTTGAGGTTAGGGCTTCAAACGAATGAGCCCCATCGCTGCCGCTGTGGGGAACATGCCGACCGCCGCGGCCACCACGGCCTATCGTGTGGCCGCAGTGCCGGGCGCATAGCGCGCCATGGCGCACTTAATGATACCATCCGCCGGGCCCTTGCCAGTGCAAACGTTCCCGCTACCTTAGAGCCCAGCGGGATCATGCGGGACGATGGCAAGAGACCCGACGGCATGAGTCTAGTGCGCGGTGTGGGACGCAACATGCGTGGACACACTAGCACCGTCCCATCTTCCATCTACCTCCACAGAGGTTGGCGCTGCGGCCGGGCGGGCGGAAACGATGAAAGGCCGCAAATATGCATCCCTAGGAGAGGGGTACATGTTTGTGCCTTTCGGAGTCGAAACCctagggccgtggggaccggaggcGCGTCGGCTGCTAAAAGAAATTGGCAGCAGGCTCAAAGAAGTcacaagggaccctagggctggctcGTACCTCGCTCAAAGGATAAGCATCGCCATACAGCgaggtaacgcggccagcgtcttgggtaccctacccgacagtggcagcgatctggccagcatcttctttttagtttaattttatattagttaatTATGACCTCAGAATAATAGATATACAGATGTAAACCTGCCcaaaaagtattattttaagcTTCGCAGCAGGGTTTcgataaaaaagtatattctGTCAATGTCACTTGTCATTGACTGATTGTCAATGTCAATTGACAAGTGTCAGACGCGACGTCACTCGTCAGTCAAGCTAGGGATGTcgaaagtgcaaaaaaatatcgatatttcgatattttcttttatatcgTTACTGAAATCGAtatatcgaaaaaaaaaatcgataTATCGGTAGCTTTAAAGGAATAAATTCTtgtgaaatcaaataatatggaattattataaaacactattttttaactgtaattttgtgCCAATGTCGTGTATTTACACTCTCGCTCGGTACACGGTTGCGAGCTAGTATCGCTGCATTGCGTTGTGACGCCAACAAAAGGGTATtgttaatgaaaaaatatcgattttgatatttattcGATACTTGATTATTTATATCGATGTATCGATATATCGGTTTACAATATATCGTcgaaaaatatcgatatatttataaaaatatatcgatacATCGATATTATTTCGCCATCCCTAAGTCAAGCACCTAATTGACCACCTAAAGTTCATGTGTtgcatttattaaatttattttcgttGGTTATTTTCCTAGATTTACTGAACAAAaagctatttttttaataaaaatgaataaagAAGAAAGCGATGACGAACAGCAAGAGACGGGGCCAGTTGAAAATGCTTGGTCCCTGAAGATACCTAAATTTACGCCTGATGATAACCCACATGGCTTGCTAGAAGAAAGCAAGTTTGCGACTTTGTTCCCCAAGTACCGTGAACAATACTTGAAAGAGTGCTGGCCTCTCGTGCAGAAGGTACTAAAAGAGCACTATATTGTTGCAGAATTAGACTTAATTGAAGGCAGTTTAATAGTCAAAACAACTCGCAAGACATGGGATCCCTATATTATCATCAAAGCTAGGGATCTCATGAAACTGCTGTCCAGAAGCGTGCCATTTGAGCAGGCAGTCAGAGTCCTTGATGATGAAATTGGGTGTGACATTATTAAGATAAATTCCTTTGTGAGCAAAAAGGAGACATTTTTAAAAAGGCGACAAAGATTGATTGGGCCAAATGGTGTGACATTAAAATCTATTGAGTTATTAACAGAGTGTTATGTATTAGTACAAGGCAACACTGTGTCAGCTGTGGGCCCCTACAAGGGCTTGGTTCAAGTGAGGCGTATAGTGGAAGACACTATGAAGAACATTCACCCCATgtacaatataaaaactttgatGATCAAGAGAGAACTAATGAAGGATCCAAAGTTAAAAAATGAGAGCTGGGATAGATTCTTGCCCAAATTCAAGAGTAAGAATGTTCCTAGAAAGCAGCCTAAGAAGAAGGTACAAAAGAAGCCATACACACCTTTCCCACCAGCACAGCCCGAGAGCAAGGTGGACCGGGAGCTGGCCACCGGAGAGTACTTCCTCAAGGATGAACAGAAGAAGGCCAAGAGACACCATGAGAAGGAGGAGAAGCATGCCATTGCCAAGAAGGCCCGAGATGAGAAGAGACTGAAGGACTTTGTGCCCCCTGAGGAGAAGACAGACAAACCCACTACATCTACATCTGCAGAAACAACAGTGGACATTTCACAACTAAAGAACAAAATGAAGAAATTTTCAAAACAACATAAAGAGCTGAAGAAAAAGGTTAAAGAtgttagtaagtaggtattttagaaTAAACAAATTTTGCAACTATTTACaactgtttttatttcttaattttactcaattttAGTTCAGGAACTTGGGTGTTCTTTGCTATAAATTTCTTTCCATTCATGAATGGTTGCAGTACTTCTGGTATCCATATTTTTCCTTTTGGGTCCTGATGTGTCTCTAGTAGGGCTATAAGCATCCTGGGTACAGCGCAGGCTGTTCCATTCAGGGTGTGGGCATATTTTGTGGAGCCATTTGAGTCTGTGTACTTGATGTGGAGCCTCCGGGACTGGTAGTCTGTGCAGTTACTGCAGCTAGAAATTTCACCATAGTTTTTTCGTCCTGGCATCCAGGCTTCAATATCATATtttctgaaattaaattaaatagcaTCTTTAGTCCATATTCTAacaacaatttataat encodes the following:
- the LOC105387653 gene encoding KRR1 small subunit processome component homolog produces the protein MNKEESDDEQQETGPVENAWSLKIPKFTPDDNPHGLLEESKFATLFPKYREQYLKECWPLVQKVLKEHYIVAELDLIEGSLIVKTTRKTWDPYIIIKARDLMKLLSRSVPFEQAVRVLDDEIGCDIIKINSFVSKKETFLKRRQRLIGPNGVTLKSIELLTECYVLVQGNTVSAVGPYKGLVQVRRIVEDTMKNIHPMYNIKTLMIKRELMKDPKLKNESWDRFLPKFKSKNVPRKQPKKKVQKKPYTPFPPAQPESKVDRELATGEYFLKDEQKKAKRHHEKEEKHAIAKKARDEKRLKDFVPPEEKTDKPTTSTSAETTVDISQLKNKMKKFSKQHKELKKKVKDVSK